The following are from one region of the Haloactinomyces albus genome:
- the pstS gene encoding phosphate ABC transporter substrate-binding protein PstS, with amino-acid sequence MRIKRHRAALGFLAAGMLLLSACGTDKNIPKGWEMNPELKSLQVECGTEPVVAEGSSAQKNAMDIFARAYGIKCEGQKLTYTASGSGKGVAAFTAGHVDFAGSDEPLNKEAGEVAAAAKRCDGNPAWNIPMVFGPLAITYNVPGVDDLVLSPEVIAKIYQGEITRWNDPAIRKLNPDAQLPAIDVVPFYRSDESGTSANFQKYLATATEGLWTGEGKTFRPGAGVGQGRSGSDQVTASVKQSEGGITYASWAYPKNAGLDIARIDSGNGPVALTGEAVSKAIDSAKISGQGHDLRLNLRSIYGNDKPGVYPLVLATYEIVCSKGYSPETAQGVKAALKVAANVNPETLEQAGFVALPPKFKREVLDAISAIQP; translated from the coding sequence GTGAGGATCAAGCGGCACAGAGCTGCGCTCGGCTTCCTCGCTGCGGGCATGCTTCTGCTCTCCGCGTGCGGGACGGACAAGAACATTCCCAAGGGCTGGGAGATGAATCCCGAGCTGAAGAGCCTGCAAGTCGAGTGCGGGACCGAGCCCGTGGTCGCCGAAGGGTCCTCCGCCCAGAAGAACGCCATGGACATCTTCGCCCGCGCCTACGGGATCAAGTGCGAGGGGCAGAAGCTCACCTACACTGCTTCGGGGTCCGGTAAGGGAGTGGCTGCGTTCACCGCAGGCCATGTCGACTTCGCGGGCTCGGACGAGCCGTTGAACAAGGAGGCGGGTGAGGTCGCCGCGGCGGCGAAGCGCTGCGATGGCAACCCCGCCTGGAACATTCCGATGGTGTTCGGGCCTCTCGCGATCACCTACAATGTCCCCGGCGTCGACGATCTCGTGCTCAGCCCCGAGGTGATCGCCAAGATCTACCAGGGCGAGATCACCCGGTGGAACGACCCGGCGATTCGGAAACTGAACCCGGACGCCCAGCTTCCCGCCATCGATGTTGTGCCGTTCTACCGCTCCGACGAGTCCGGCACCTCGGCCAACTTTCAGAAGTACCTGGCCACCGCCACCGAAGGCCTGTGGACCGGCGAGGGCAAGACGTTCCGCCCGGGGGCCGGGGTCGGCCAGGGCCGGTCGGGCAGTGATCAGGTAACCGCCTCGGTCAAGCAGTCCGAGGGCGGCATCACCTATGCCTCGTGGGCCTACCCGAAGAACGCGGGTTTGGACATCGCCAGAATCGACAGCGGGAATGGTCCCGTCGCGCTGACCGGCGAGGCGGTCAGCAAGGCCATCGATAGCGCCAAGATCTCCGGGCAGGGCCATGACCTGCGCCTGAATCTGAGGTCGATCTACGGTAACGACAAGCCCGGGGTGTATCCGCTCGTGCTGGCCACCTACGAGATCGTGTGCTCGAAGGGTTATTCGCCGGAGACGGCCCAGGGCGTCAAGGCAGCCCTGAAGGTCGCGGCCAACGTGAATCCGGAGACACTGGAGCAGGCGGGTTTCGTCGCACTGCCCCCGAAATTCAAGCGCGAGGTTCTCGACGCGATCAGCGCCATCCAGCCGTGA
- the pstC gene encoding phosphate ABC transporter permease subunit PstC has translation MTDSTKPEQYLEGTGDADASRGAPEENPGPEAPIPARESRSDKSVVRLGDRVFRSVATGSGAFVVATIAAIGIFLLIRAIPALQANEVNFLFSREWRTGDPDNLRFGIIDLAWITVASSLVALLLAMPIACGIALFLTQYAPRILARPFAYIVDLLAAVPSVIYGLWGALVLAPVINPFAVWLNNNLGWIPIFADGNIPAGSGRNVFTAGVVLAVMILPIITGVTREVFERTPTTQIEGALALGATKWEVIRTTVWPFGRNGFIGGSMLGLGRALGETVALTIILSTTFEAPSYSIFDAGATFASKIALGSAEFNHNLTVGAYISAGLVLFVITFAVNALARWIESSSGKGKE, from the coding sequence GTGACCGACTCCACGAAGCCCGAGCAGTATCTCGAGGGCACCGGCGATGCCGACGCCTCTCGAGGTGCTCCGGAGGAAAATCCTGGCCCTGAGGCTCCCATCCCCGCTCGCGAATCCCGTTCGGACAAATCCGTGGTGCGGCTCGGCGACCGCGTTTTCCGCTCGGTGGCCACCGGATCCGGTGCCTTCGTCGTCGCGACGATCGCCGCGATCGGGATCTTCCTGCTGATTCGTGCGATCCCCGCACTGCAGGCCAATGAGGTCAACTTCCTGTTCAGCCGGGAATGGCGGACAGGGGACCCGGACAACCTGCGGTTCGGCATCATCGACCTTGCCTGGATCACCGTGGCCAGTTCGTTGGTCGCGCTGCTCCTGGCGATGCCGATTGCCTGCGGTATCGCCCTGTTTCTCACCCAGTACGCGCCGCGGATACTGGCCCGGCCGTTCGCCTACATCGTGGATCTGCTCGCCGCGGTTCCCTCGGTGATCTACGGGTTGTGGGGTGCGCTGGTGCTGGCTCCCGTGATCAACCCGTTCGCCGTCTGGCTGAACAACAACCTCGGTTGGATCCCGATCTTCGCCGACGGCAACATCCCCGCGGGCAGCGGCAGGAACGTGTTCACCGCCGGTGTCGTGCTCGCGGTGATGATCCTGCCCATCATCACCGGTGTGACCCGTGAGGTCTTCGAGCGCACCCCCACCACACAGATCGAGGGCGCGCTCGCACTCGGCGCCACCAAGTGGGAAGTCATCCGCACCACCGTGTGGCCGTTCGGCCGTAACGGCTTCATCGGCGGCTCCATGCTGGGCCTCGGCCGCGCACTCGGTGAGACCGTGGCGCTGACCATCATCCTCAGCACCACCTTCGAGGCTCCGAGCTACAGCATCTTCGACGCAGGCGCCACGTTCGCCTCGAAGATCGCGCTGGGTTCCGCGGAGTTCAACCACAACCTGACGGTCGGCGCTTACATCTCCGCCGGTCTCGTGCTGTTCGTCATCACGTTCGCCGTGAACGCGCTCGCCCGCTGGATCGAGAGCAGCAGCGGTAAGGGGAAAGAATGA
- the pstA gene encoding phosphate ABC transporter permease PstA, whose protein sequence is MRTDTADVERPATAPAFQQIGLGRRLKNNLATTVFLIAFGVAVVPLLWVLITLLREGLVPLLDPDWWYHSFYGLLPNDFGGGIYHALVGTILQTLVCAVISVPLGVAVGVFLIEYGQNSRLARTATFMVDILSGLPSIVAGLFIYALWITTFGFPKSGFAVSLSLVLLMLPVVVRTTETMLRIVPDELREASYALGVPKWKTILKVVLPTALSGILTGIMLGLARVMGETAPLLILVGYARSINFNLFQGNMASLPLAIYTERKTPTDAGDYRMWGAALTLVLLIMLINLLATLLSRLFAVKTK, encoded by the coding sequence ATGAGAACGGATACCGCTGACGTCGAACGCCCCGCCACCGCACCGGCGTTCCAGCAGATCGGTCTCGGGCGGAGACTGAAGAACAACCTGGCGACCACGGTCTTTCTCATCGCTTTCGGCGTGGCCGTCGTCCCACTGCTGTGGGTGCTGATCACGCTGCTGCGTGAAGGCCTCGTTCCGTTGCTGGACCCGGACTGGTGGTACCACTCGTTCTACGGGCTGCTGCCCAACGACTTCGGTGGCGGTATCTACCACGCGCTGGTGGGCACCATCCTGCAGACACTGGTGTGCGCGGTCATCTCGGTTCCGTTGGGTGTGGCCGTCGGGGTCTTCCTCATCGAATACGGGCAGAACTCCCGGTTGGCCCGGACCGCCACGTTCATGGTCGACATCCTCAGCGGACTGCCGTCGATCGTGGCCGGGTTGTTCATCTACGCGCTGTGGATCACCACCTTCGGATTCCCCAAGAGCGGCTTCGCGGTGTCGCTGTCCCTGGTGCTGCTGATGTTGCCGGTGGTCGTGCGCACCACCGAGACGATGCTGCGGATCGTGCCGGACGAACTCCGGGAGGCTTCCTACGCGCTGGGGGTGCCGAAGTGGAAGACGATCCTCAAGGTCGTGCTGCCGACCGCGCTGTCCGGGATCCTGACCGGCATCATGCTCGGTCTTGCCAGGGTCATGGGTGAGACCGCGCCGCTGCTGATCCTCGTCGGCTACGCGCGGTCGATCAATTTCAACCTGTTCCAGGGCAACATGGCCTCACTGCCTCTGGCCATCTACACGGAACGCAAGACGCCCACCGATGCGGGTGACTACCGCATGTGGGGTGCGGCATTGACCCTGGTGCTGCTCATCATGCTGATCAATCTCCTGGCCACGCTGCTGTCCAGGCTGTTCGCGGTCAAAACCAAGTAG
- the pstB gene encoding phosphate ABC transporter ATP-binding protein PstB: protein MAKRLDIKDLNLYYGKFHAVQDVTLQVHARGVTAFIGPSGCGKSTVLRALNRMHEVIAGARVEGNVLLDGEDIYASSVDPVQVRRTIGMVFQRANPFPTMSIRDNVVAGLKLAGERNKKKLEEITEQSLRSANLWEEVKDRLHKPGGGLSGGQQQRLCIARAIAVQPDVLLMDEPCSALDPISTLAIEDLIAELKKDYTIVIVTHNMQQAARVSDQTAFFNLRAVGEPGQLVEIEETGKIFSNPNQKATEDYISGRFG, encoded by the coding sequence ATGGCCAAACGTCTCGACATCAAGGATCTGAACCTCTACTACGGCAAGTTCCATGCCGTGCAGGACGTCACCCTGCAGGTGCACGCTCGTGGTGTCACCGCCTTCATCGGACCTTCGGGGTGTGGCAAGTCCACCGTTCTGCGTGCCCTGAACCGCATGCACGAGGTCATCGCCGGTGCCCGCGTGGAGGGCAACGTGCTGCTCGACGGCGAGGACATCTACGCATCCAGCGTGGATCCGGTGCAGGTACGGCGCACCATCGGCATGGTCTTCCAGCGAGCCAACCCGTTCCCCACCATGTCCATCCGGGACAACGTGGTGGCCGGTCTCAAGCTCGCAGGTGAGAGGAACAAGAAGAAACTCGAGGAGATCACCGAGCAGTCCCTGCGCAGTGCGAACCTCTGGGAAGAGGTCAAGGACCGCCTGCACAAGCCCGGCGGTGGCCTCTCCGGGGGTCAACAGCAGCGGTTGTGCATCGCGCGGGCAATCGCGGTGCAACCCGACGTGCTGCTCATGGACGAGCCCTGCTCGGCCCTCGACCCGATCTCGACGCTGGCGATCGAGGACCTGATCGCCGAGCTGAAGAAGGACTACACGATCGTCATCGTCACGCACAACATGCAGCAGGCCGCGCGGGTGAGTGACCAGACGGCGTTTTTCAACCTGCGTGCGGTCGGTGAGCCGGGTCAGCTGGTCGAGATCGAGGAAACCGGCAAGATCTTCTCGAACCCGAATCAGAAGGCCACAGAGGACTACATCTCCGGCCGCTTCGGGTGA
- a CDS encoding helix-turn-helix domain-containing protein: MSESPTVHRRRLGGELRRMREVAGRTHREVAAHLDCSQGKISQIELGRVPVRTSDVRLMAQFYEATTDQVTELIELAQGSKQRGWWQEYPSTAQRVGFETYLGLETAAKAVSCFGGDPIPELLQTGEYSRSLLDSEQFGSGESAIDERLTVTSVRQQRLLGEQPLELWAVLDESALRRAIGGPMVMRGQLEHLVRMGYRRNVTLQVLPFTAGGHPLMGDRVVVFSFPDTADPQVVHIGDSANSRFLNKSEDTGPYLSAFESVCATALPPRDSNTLISAIADQWSG; the protein is encoded by the coding sequence GTGTCTGAGAGCCCGACAGTGCACCGCAGGCGTCTCGGCGGTGAGCTGCGCAGAATGCGGGAGGTGGCCGGACGCACCCACCGCGAGGTCGCGGCGCACCTGGACTGCTCCCAGGGAAAGATCAGTCAGATCGAGCTCGGCCGGGTACCCGTCCGAACTTCCGACGTGCGGCTGATGGCGCAATTCTACGAGGCCACCACCGATCAGGTGACCGAATTGATCGAGCTGGCTCAAGGATCCAAGCAGCGCGGTTGGTGGCAGGAGTATCCGAGTACCGCACAACGCGTCGGATTCGAGACCTATCTCGGCTTGGAAACCGCTGCCAAGGCCGTGAGCTGCTTCGGTGGGGACCCGATCCCGGAGCTGCTGCAAACCGGCGAGTACAGCAGGTCGCTGCTCGACTCCGAGCAGTTCGGGAGCGGCGAGAGCGCCATCGACGAACGCCTCACCGTGACCTCGGTACGGCAGCAGCGGCTGCTCGGCGAGCAGCCGCTCGAACTGTGGGCGGTGCTCGACGAGTCGGCGCTGCGCAGGGCGATAGGCGGTCCGATGGTGATGCGCGGGCAGCTGGAGCATCTCGTGCGCATGGGCTACCGGCGCAATGTGACGCTGCAGGTGTTGCCGTTCACAGCGGGCGGACACCCGCTGATGGGCGACCGAGTCGTGGTCTTCTCGTTCCCGGACACCGCCGATCCGCAGGTCGTGCACATCGGGGATTCCGCCAACTCGCGGTTCCTGAACAAATCCGAGGACACCGGACCGTATCTGTCGGCCTTCGAGAGCGTGTGCGCCACGGCGCTGCCCCCCAGGGACTCCAACACCCTCATCTCCGCCATCGCCGACCAGTGGAGCGGGTGA
- the phoU gene encoding phosphate signaling complex protein PhoU — protein sequence MREVYQEQLDKLADELASMSTMVGTAMEHATQALLEADLSLAEQVIDEDMQVDEARSRCEEHAFGLLALQAPVAGDLRTVISTIHAAEDLERMGDLALHVAKTARRRHPQPVLPDDVKSYFSRMGQVAVKLSNRVNHVMRTQDVQEARGLEDDDDEMDDLHRHLFSVVMGSEWEHGVSVAVDITLLGRFYERFADHAVSVARRVVYIVTGSMPSNN from the coding sequence ATGCGTGAGGTCTACCAGGAACAACTCGACAAGCTTGCGGACGAACTCGCCTCGATGTCGACGATGGTCGGCACCGCGATGGAGCACGCCACCCAAGCACTGCTGGAAGCCGACTTGTCCCTGGCCGAGCAGGTGATCGACGAGGACATGCAGGTGGACGAGGCTCGGTCGCGCTGCGAAGAACACGCCTTCGGGCTGCTGGCATTGCAGGCACCCGTGGCCGGGGACCTGCGCACGGTGATCTCGACGATCCACGCCGCCGAGGACCTGGAACGCATGGGTGACCTGGCACTGCACGTCGCCAAGACAGCCCGCCGCAGACACCCGCAACCGGTTCTGCCGGATGATGTGAAATCGTACTTCTCCCGGATGGGACAGGTCGCGGTCAAGCTGTCCAACCGCGTCAACCACGTCATGCGCACGCAGGACGTGCAGGAAGCACGCGGCCTCGAAGACGATGACGACGAGATGGACGATCTGCACCGTCACCTGTTCAGCGTCGTGATGGGCTCGGAGTGGGAGCACGGGGTCTCCGTGGCCGTCGACATCACCCTGCTGGGTCGTTTCTACGAGCGGTTCGCCGATCACGCCGTGTCCGTGGCTCGCCGGGTCGTCTACATCGTCACCGGATCCATGCCCAGCAACAACTGA
- a CDS encoding LCP family protein produces the protein MPQNPRQGNFGHRSSQPNDADQSAEDSSASGRRRRALGDDGTGGTRVFDLLSKHGKTSGQGSASHRRRQPEPSEDDQAPAQQPVEQPSQQPTPPQQSGAQQSPGHSPGVQQPTPQQPPAAQQPQAPQQPPTPQRPSRPQPAQQQPGQQPPGQQPPGQQPAQQPSATPPANGAHPPRSGPSVQAPHEQAAHQEPPPAAAQHAAPRNAWAPPVEGQVAPPPAPQSGNGAPPPPPEYRSAPRRPNGPPPGNRADQPASPRTPQPSPQDGSGPAPAVPSATVTTPGTPGTPGTPKPPGPAVSGNAAPEAPSGNGAEQTRITAALSGQHDTSGTAGSTSTKQSAAEEPPRWQQRPDPAAAPGTAAPTPQENDTEVTARQPPIPSGPPANAPSPGRPQVPGGRDDFAKPPGSVPPVGAVSAAINTPGNTAPHSSPPEGAVPPEGAANSAGRVPDSATTEDDPGGTGAESHRHDDERQERDRGVADGRDDDSKDGSEGDEHRPDTENPDPYTQAIDATLARFSAVHDQIAEEEAQRRKRFGWLLGKHKEPELGQDMPFDFVEGGRNGDSSRVEWKQQQRRKRTLRFGKALAVMAAVAVFVATGIGWSAKTWVDAQFREVSALDPNSNAIRNAQMQTGDLNFLLIGSDTRAGADASDMVGTVKEHPGARSDTTMVAHIPADRSRVLIVSFPRDLEIDRPKCRAWSPKAGEYSDQWAPAANNVKFNTAYAVGGPKCTTKVVQQISGLSITHFLGINFQGFQAMVNAVDGVRICSTMPIIDDVLGTVLPEAGRYKLNGQQALRYVRARHVQGDLTADYGRMERQQLFLSALLRKVTSADVLLDPGKLTSFISAVTANTFGDNIGTDQLIGLGRSLQGLDPNKVTFITLPTTGEANENGNEVLRESAADALFQAIIEGVPIAPSRQGSGADTSEDAPEQAAGTDPMAQQATANGGAMTVGPARSEPARMVPAQAEQPPEVAIKVFNTTDRAGLAGRTSEKLREVGYTVQGVGNIEQTAERTVIRHSAANTEAAQRLATSIPGATLVQDAAAGDVLRLELGTGFEGTVEEPDADTPEVPENLATVNAGKDVCG, from the coding sequence GTGCCGCAGAATCCCCGGCAAGGCAATTTCGGGCACCGGAGTTCCCAGCCGAACGACGCCGACCAGTCCGCTGAGGACTCTTCGGCCTCCGGGCGCCGCAGGCGCGCCCTGGGTGACGACGGCACGGGTGGTACTCGAGTCTTCGACCTGCTGTCCAAACACGGCAAAACCTCCGGCCAGGGCTCCGCATCCCACCGGCGCCGACAACCGGAACCATCCGAGGACGATCAGGCACCGGCCCAGCAGCCCGTCGAGCAGCCCTCCCAGCAACCGACTCCTCCACAACAGTCGGGCGCCCAGCAGTCTCCGGGGCACTCGCCGGGTGTCCAGCAGCCGACGCCGCAGCAACCACCGGCAGCACAACAGCCGCAGGCACCGCAGCAGCCACCGACACCGCAACGGCCTTCCCGCCCGCAGCCCGCACAACAACAACCCGGCCAGCAGCCACCCGGCCAGCAGCCACCCGGTCAGCAACCCGCACAGCAGCCTTCGGCAACTCCACCGGCGAACGGGGCACACCCACCCCGGAGCGGTCCATCCGTACAGGCTCCGCACGAGCAGGCAGCTCACCAGGAACCGCCACCGGCCGCAGCACAGCATGCGGCACCGCGCAACGCATGGGCCCCACCGGTGGAAGGTCAGGTTGCTCCCCCACCCGCCCCGCAGAGCGGAAACGGCGCCCCGCCACCGCCACCGGAATACCGGAGCGCACCCCGAAGACCGAATGGCCCACCGCCGGGCAACCGGGCCGATCAGCCCGCATCGCCCCGAACACCGCAGCCGTCACCGCAGGACGGCAGCGGTCCCGCTCCTGCCGTTCCCTCCGCTACGGTGACGACACCGGGAACACCGGGAACACCGGGAACACCGAAACCACCGGGACCCGCCGTATCCGGCAATGCCGCACCCGAAGCACCTTCCGGCAACGGGGCCGAGCAAACCCGGATCACCGCAGCACTGTCGGGTCAGCACGATACGAGTGGTACGGCAGGCAGCACCTCGACGAAGCAAAGCGCGGCCGAGGAGCCCCCTCGGTGGCAGCAGCGACCCGATCCTGCGGCAGCCCCCGGGACCGCAGCGCCCACCCCGCAGGAGAACGACACCGAAGTCACGGCGCGGCAGCCCCCGATCCCTTCCGGGCCGCCTGCGAACGCGCCAAGCCCCGGAAGGCCGCAGGTACCCGGCGGACGGGATGATTTCGCCAAGCCGCCCGGATCGGTCCCCCCGGTGGGAGCAGTGAGTGCGGCGATCAACACTCCCGGGAATACCGCGCCGCACAGTTCGCCTCCCGAAGGCGCTGTGCCTCCCGAAGGCGCTGCGAACTCCGCAGGTCGAGTTCCGGACAGTGCCACCACGGAGGATGATCCCGGCGGAACCGGCGCGGAAAGCCATCGGCACGACGATGAGCGGCAAGAACGCGACCGTGGCGTGGCCGATGGTCGTGACGACGACAGCAAGGACGGCAGCGAAGGCGACGAGCACCGGCCCGATACCGAGAACCCGGATCCCTACACGCAAGCGATCGACGCCACCCTGGCCCGGTTCTCCGCCGTCCACGACCAGATCGCCGAGGAGGAAGCCCAGCGTCGGAAGCGCTTCGGCTGGCTTCTCGGCAAGCACAAGGAGCCCGAACTCGGGCAGGACATGCCCTTCGACTTCGTCGAGGGTGGCCGGAACGGGGACTCTTCTCGGGTGGAATGGAAGCAGCAGCAGCGTCGAAAACGCACACTCCGGTTCGGCAAGGCACTTGCGGTCATGGCGGCCGTGGCGGTGTTCGTGGCCACCGGAATCGGTTGGAGCGCGAAGACCTGGGTGGATGCGCAGTTCCGTGAGGTCTCGGCGCTGGACCCGAACTCGAACGCGATCCGCAACGCGCAGATGCAAACCGGCGACCTGAACTTCCTGCTGATCGGGTCGGACACGCGTGCGGGCGCCGATGCGAGCGACATGGTCGGCACCGTGAAGGAGCACCCGGGCGCACGTTCGGACACGACGATGGTCGCGCACATCCCGGCCGACCGTAGCCGAGTACTGATCGTGTCCTTCCCGCGCGACCTCGAAATCGATCGACCGAAGTGCCGGGCGTGGAGTCCCAAGGCCGGTGAGTACTCCGACCAGTGGGCGCCTGCGGCGAACAACGTCAAGTTCAACACCGCCTACGCCGTCGGCGGACCGAAGTGCACGACCAAGGTCGTCCAGCAGATCTCCGGACTGTCCATCACGCACTTCCTGGGCATCAACTTCCAGGGGTTCCAGGCCATGGTCAATGCAGTGGACGGCGTGCGGATCTGCAGCACGATGCCGATCATCGACGATGTCCTGGGAACGGTCCTGCCGGAAGCCGGACGCTACAAACTGAACGGGCAGCAAGCACTCAGATACGTGCGCGCCCGGCACGTCCAGGGTGACCTGACCGCCGACTACGGCCGGATGGAGCGCCAGCAACTGTTCCTGTCCGCGCTGCTGCGCAAGGTCACCTCGGCCGACGTGCTGCTCGACCCCGGTAAGCTCACCAGTTTCATCAGCGCGGTCACCGCGAACACCTTCGGGGACAACATCGGCACCGACCAACTCATCGGCCTCGGCCGCTCACTCCAGGGGCTGGACCCGAACAAGGTCACGTTCATCACTCTTCCCACGACCGGTGAGGCCAACGAGAACGGCAACGAGGTACTCCGCGAGTCCGCTGCCGATGCCCTCTTCCAGGCGATCATCGAGGGTGTCCCGATCGCACCGTCCCGGCAGGGTTCCGGAGCGGACACGTCCGAGGACGCGCCCGAACAGGCCGCAGGCACCGATCCCATGGCACAGCAGGCCACCGCGAACGGCGGGGCAATGACGGTCGGCCCCGCTCGCTCGGAACCGGCCCGGATGGTCCCGGCGCAGGCCGAACAGCCCCCGGAGGTTGCGATCAAGGTGTTCAACACGACCGACCGAGCCGGACTGGCCGGGCGCACCAGCGAGAAGCTGCGTGAGGTCGGCTACACGGTGCAGGGCGTCGGCAACATCGAGCAGACCGCCGAGCGCACTGTCATCCGCCATTCGGCTGCCAACACCGAGGCCGCGCAGCGACTGGCCACCTCGATCCCCGGTGCCACACTCGTCCAGGACGCCGCAGCCGGCGACGTGCTCCGGCTCGAACTGGGTACCGGCTTCGAGGGCACTGTCGAGGAACCGGACGCCGACACGCCGGAAGTTCCGGAAAACCTGGCGACGGTCAACGCGGGCAAGGACGTATGCGGCTGA
- a CDS encoding GGDEF domain-containing protein yields MNGLRNETTDSEPQRADVAWERCPALAPPSEPAATPMPRTAGPDERGPRDPHPAAAEPATGEQGDGEQDGGEQGISAPSNDGSGRNGLVELHETIAELLASRGQWQQAYRHLRSAFDLRSEHGTPHIPEQLRHEVDRLRKEHAHAREQSLRDSLTASYNRRYLDEQLAELLTNGAGGGLGVALVDLDWFKSVNDTYGHVLGDQVLQRVVELLQEALPSDGFCARYGGEEFVLVLPAIDATTAVAICESARARIERFPWPRMASGLRVTVSIGLSHESRPTDADSTPEQKILNADLLLYTAKQSGRNTVAYRSASEVRLAGYAAESNTFGAARTW; encoded by the coding sequence ATGAACGGATTGCGCAACGAAACCACCGATTCCGAACCTCAGCGCGCAGACGTCGCGTGGGAGCGTTGCCCAGCCCTCGCTCCGCCTTCCGAACCCGCGGCGACACCGATGCCACGCACGGCGGGCCCGGACGAGCGCGGCCCCCGCGATCCGCATCCTGCGGCAGCCGAACCGGCCACCGGTGAGCAAGGTGACGGCGAGCAGGATGGCGGCGAGCAGGGCATCAGTGCGCCGAGCAACGACGGATCCGGAAGAAACGGGCTGGTCGAGCTGCACGAAACGATCGCCGAACTGCTGGCCTCGCGTGGTCAGTGGCAACAGGCGTATCGACACCTGCGCTCGGCGTTCGACCTGCGGTCGGAGCATGGGACGCCACACATCCCCGAGCAGTTGCGCCACGAGGTCGACCGACTGCGCAAGGAGCATGCCCACGCCCGCGAGCAAAGTCTGCGCGACAGTCTCACCGCGAGTTACAACCGGCGCTACCTCGACGAGCAGTTGGCGGAACTGCTCACCAACGGCGCAGGTGGCGGACTCGGGGTGGCCCTGGTGGACCTGGACTGGTTCAAGAGCGTCAACGACACCTACGGCCATGTCCTCGGTGATCAGGTGCTGCAGCGGGTCGTCGAACTGCTGCAGGAGGCACTGCCCTCGGACGGGTTCTGCGCTCGCTACGGTGGCGAGGAATTCGTACTCGTTCTGCCTGCGATCGATGCCACCACCGCCGTGGCGATCTGCGAATCCGCCCGCGCCCGCATCGAACGCTTCCCGTGGCCGCGGATGGCGTCGGGTCTGCGTGTGACGGTCAGCATCGGTCTGAGCCACGAGAGCCGGCCCACCGATGCGGATTCGACGCCGGAGCAGAAGATCCTCAACGCGGATCTGCTGCTGTATACGGCAAAGCAGTCGGGACGCAACACCGTGGCCTACCGTTCCGCCAGTGAGGTACGGCTGGCCGGGTATGCAGCGGAGTCGAACACATTCGGAGCCGCCCGTACCTGGTAA